Proteins co-encoded in one Halococcoides cellulosivorans genomic window:
- the lysW gene encoding lysine biosynthesis protein LysW, which translates to MSTCPECAADVSLPDSVEIGEIVDCGTCGAELEVVDEDPVELDVAPELEEDWGE; encoded by the coding sequence ATGAGCACCTGTCCCGAGTGCGCCGCGGATGTATCGTTGCCCGACTCCGTCGAGATCGGCGAAATCGTCGACTGCGGAACGTGTGGGGCCGAACTCGAAGTCGTCGACGAGGATCCCGTCGAACTCGACGTCGCGCCCGAACTCGAAGAGGACTGGGGCGAATAA
- a CDS encoding VanZ family protein, which translates to MTLDRSWGLVAVIGTAILAASLIDPGIAGPAGEGPLGGLAVTTWLHVLGYTALTAALLGAVGDRRFGIVVAPVVAIAVGAGIELLQWPLAWRTASVADATVNAIAAITMTAVWPACRRVRGAVGDGKDADATGDAAGKTGDD; encoded by the coding sequence ATGACCCTCGATCGCTCGTGGGGCCTCGTCGCGGTGATCGGGACCGCGATTCTCGCAGCCTCGCTGATCGATCCCGGCATCGCCGGCCCGGCCGGTGAAGGGCCACTCGGTGGCCTCGCAGTCACAACCTGGCTGCACGTGCTGGGCTACACCGCACTGACGGCGGCGCTGCTCGGCGCGGTCGGTGATCGGCGCTTCGGCATCGTCGTCGCGCCGGTCGTCGCGATCGCCGTCGGCGCGGGCATCGAACTGTTGCAGTGGCCACTGGCGTGGCGGACCGCGAGCGTCGCCGACGCGACGGTCAATGCCATTGCGGCGATCACGATGACGGCGGTCTGGCCGGCCTGCCGGCGCGTCCGGGGAGCGGTGGGTGACGGGAAAGACGCCGACGCTACCGGCGACGCCGCTGGGAAAACGGGTGACGACTGA
- a CDS encoding Hsp20/alpha crystallin family protein, giving the protein MALPANPASSWLQRTGFPRLFETSGTDYELYEQDDEFVLSVELPGFDPAEITVTWDDGVLNVAAEHTEESRGERRTYHRRFRFPKTIADDDIVADYESGLLEVTLPVERGATTQGKEIEIRT; this is encoded by the coding sequence ATGGCACTGCCAGCGAACCCAGCCAGTTCCTGGCTGCAGCGCACCGGATTCCCTCGACTGTTCGAGACCAGCGGTACCGACTACGAACTGTACGAACAGGACGACGAGTTCGTGCTCAGCGTCGAGTTGCCCGGATTCGATCCCGCGGAGATCACGGTCACGTGGGACGACGGGGTCCTGAACGTCGCCGCCGAGCACACCGAGGAGTCGCGTGGCGAACGGCGTACGTATCACCGCCGGTTCCGGTTCCCGAAGACGATCGCGGACGACGACATCGTGGCCGACTACGAGAGTGGCCTCCTCGAAGTGACCCTGCCGGTCGAGCGCGGTGCGACCACACAGGGCAAAGAAATCGAGATTCGGACGTGA
- a CDS encoding alpha-1 4-glucan-protein synthase has protein sequence MSPSPPAVERDVCVIVPTIREYECVRAYVRNAREHGVDVSRLHFVLVTEDFCETGAMETMLDELGVSGTVFDATAREQWYDDQGVAEYSHVVPAASHAETSFGLLYMWANPTFEIGVFIDDDTLPHPEVDFFGRHFHNLAFEGSIEAVESDERWVNVLYQNADEHGLYPRGYPYAAMDETVETDTTTIDRGSVVASQGLWTNVPDLDAVRILMDGDLEGQAQTRTTADDFDDDFVAAAGQYLTVCSMNLAFRREVIPAFYQFPMDDNEWAVGRFDDIWSGVVLKRACDVLGRQIYNGQPLCEHNKAARSTFDDLHNEVAGLELNEHFWRLVDEAGSEADDYASVARAVADRLEAADSDAYRNGEFLHQCGTCLHDWLDCLNALERVPAVADD, from the coding sequence ATGTCACCATCGCCCCCCGCGGTCGAGCGCGACGTCTGTGTGATCGTCCCGACGATACGCGAGTACGAGTGTGTGCGTGCGTACGTTCGGAACGCCCGCGAGCACGGCGTCGACGTCTCGCGACTCCATTTCGTGCTCGTCACCGAGGACTTCTGTGAGACCGGGGCCATGGAGACGATGCTCGACGAGTTGGGCGTCTCGGGCACGGTGTTCGACGCGACGGCCCGCGAACAGTGGTACGACGACCAGGGCGTCGCCGAGTACAGCCACGTCGTCCCTGCCGCGAGTCACGCCGAGACGAGTTTCGGACTCCTCTACATGTGGGCGAACCCGACCTTCGAGATCGGGGTGTTCATCGACGACGACACGCTTCCCCATCCCGAGGTGGACTTCTTCGGGCGTCACTTCCACAATCTCGCCTTCGAGGGCTCGATCGAAGCCGTCGAGTCCGACGAGCGGTGGGTGAACGTGCTCTACCAGAACGCCGACGAGCACGGACTCTACCCACGTGGATATCCCTATGCCGCGATGGACGAGACCGTCGAGACCGACACCACCACGATCGATCGCGGGTCGGTCGTCGCCTCGCAGGGTCTGTGGACGAACGTTCCGGACCTGGACGCCGTGCGCATTCTCATGGACGGCGACCTGGAGGGCCAGGCCCAGACCCGGACGACCGCTGACGATTTCGACGACGATTTCGTCGCCGCAGCGGGCCAGTATCTCACGGTCTGTTCGATGAATCTCGCCTTCCGCCGGGAGGTCATTCCTGCCTTCTATCAGTTCCCGATGGACGACAACGAGTGGGCGGTCGGGCGGTTCGACGACATCTGGAGCGGCGTCGTCCTCAAGCGGGCGTGCGATGTCCTCGGCCGGCAGATCTACAACGGCCAACCGCTGTGTGAGCACAACAAGGCCGCCCGGTCGACGTTCGACGACCTCCACAACGAAGTCGCGGGCCTGGAACTCAACGAGCACTTCTGGCGACTCGTCGACGAGGCGGGTTCGGAGGCCGACGACTACGCCTCCGTCGCGCGTGCGGTCGCCGATCGACTGGAGGCGGCCGACTCCGACGCCTACCGCAACGGTGAGTTCCTCCACCAGTGTGGGACCTGCTTGCACGACTGGCTGGACTGTCTGAACGCCCTCGAACGGGTCCCCGCGGTCGCGGACGACTGA
- a CDS encoding extracellular solute-binding protein produces the protein MHDATDWIDRRRFLAGASTAGVAGLAGCSGLIGGDSGEDASGAVGQIGSGRSGRGAPGGTSMDEMPALSGELTVYSGRGEFLVGDLVSYIDDQYDDLSLSVRYGGSTDHVNKITNEGDGSAADVFYSVNAGALAALAAEGRTQALPGEVREMVREEFRTEQWVGTSGRARSIPYNTDALAASDLPSDVMAYPDVDARLGWAPGYGSCQAFVTAMRLLEGEAATLEWLEGVTAAGIQQYNNEFAVCRAIANGDLDAGFTNHYYIQRVLDGSPEAPIATTFTAGDAGAMFNVAGAAVVDTASDPDLAANFVRHLLSAEAQDYFARSTFEYPLIPDVDPIGDLPTVDELDVPDVDLSRLSELEPTIDLMREAGVEI, from the coding sequence ATGCACGACGCGACCGACTGGATTGATCGACGACGGTTCCTCGCGGGCGCGAGTACGGCCGGTGTCGCCGGTCTCGCGGGCTGTTCGGGCCTGATCGGGGGCGACAGTGGCGAGGACGCGAGCGGCGCGGTCGGCCAGATCGGATCGGGCCGGTCCGGTCGGGGCGCACCGGGTGGGACGTCGATGGACGAGATGCCCGCGCTCTCGGGTGAACTGACCGTCTACTCCGGCCGGGGGGAGTTCCTCGTCGGTGACCTCGTGAGCTATATCGACGACCAGTACGACGACCTGTCCCTGTCGGTCCGGTACGGCGGATCGACCGATCACGTCAACAAGATCACAAACGAGGGCGATGGCTCGGCGGCCGACGTGTTCTACTCGGTCAACGCCGGCGCGCTCGCCGCGCTCGCTGCGGAGGGCCGCACGCAGGCGCTGCCGGGCGAGGTCCGTGAGATGGTCCGCGAGGAGTTTCGCACCGAGCAGTGGGTCGGCACCTCGGGGCGGGCCCGATCGATCCCCTACAACACCGACGCACTCGCCGCGAGCGACCTTCCCAGCGACGTCATGGCCTACCCCGACGTCGACGCACGACTGGGCTGGGCCCCTGGCTATGGCTCCTGTCAGGCGTTCGTGACCGCGATGCGCCTGCTGGAGGGCGAGGCGGCGACCCTGGAGTGGCTGGAGGGCGTCACCGCCGCGGGCATCCAGCAGTACAACAACGAGTTCGCGGTCTGTCGAGCGATCGCGAACGGTGACCTCGACGCCGGCTTCACGAATCACTACTACATCCAGCGCGTCCTCGACGGGTCGCCCGAGGCCCCCATCGCGACGACGTTCACCGCTGGCGACGCGGGCGCGATGTTCAACGTCGCCGGTGCGGCGGTCGTCGACACCGCCAGCGACCCCGACCTCGCGGCGAACTTCGTGCGGCATCTCCTCTCGGCGGAGGCCCAGGACTACTTCGCGCGGTCGACCTTCGAGTACCCCCTGATTCCCGACGTCGATCCGATCGGTGACCTCCCGACGGTCGACGAACTCGACGTGCCAGACGTCGATCTCTCGCGACTCTCGGAACTCGAACCGACGATCGACCTGATGCGCGAGGCCGGCGTCGAGATCTAA
- a CDS encoding DUF7846 domain-containing protein has product MSVPRSSTAAARTVREWLVRRDRYPLAVALVSLLAGLATFVIAAWVFPYHSTNHDEAVYLMQAALLLDGQLAIQAGSIADAVRPWFFVADGGRLYPKYSPVPAALYAVSMGLVGEPRVTLAVVAAANVALVGALGTLAVDRRVGLVASMAFAASPMALLTSSVFLPYAPTTLFTLAFAVAYLYGIREHSAIAAALAGVAIGIAVFSRPYTALLFAAPFVCHAGWRVLSGFRRHDLGPARRHALTAVGGLGGVAVTLAYNVATTGDPLLFPYAAFAPLDGPGFGHREILGHAIEYTPALAVRVNAHLLWELGTRWVVAGPLGTLAAVAGLAVATRRWWQGRPVTDRGADRSSEIRAGGLLVAVVASVVVGNLAFWGTYNVLGAIGDPTDGLIALFGPFYQFDLLAPVAVFVGIASVAVWRAGRSLRARLADRIGSQSARAALGVALALAVLIAGVSAASAVATPVERNLAHTDGYAEAYAPIEESDFEHALVFLPTPYGDWLHHPFQPLRNDPGLDGPVVYALSGGPAEQFDVIDAYPDRQLYRYTYQGTWTSGPDRDVTPRLEDLAIRRAETLSVETRVGVPDRVAAAQVRLETREGSITHSIADPHGSLTVPWSLSPDGARLTGLPDERVGLADSDHVVLTITLIQPTGGTLTYRQDLDVRIANGRVAALWPPERSVCTLVTDCGREGTYLPDRPETHRDGVSFETRVD; this is encoded by the coding sequence GTGTCGGTCCCTCGCTCGTCGACCGCCGCGGCACGCACCGTCCGCGAGTGGCTGGTCCGCCGGGATCGATACCCCCTCGCCGTCGCGCTCGTCTCGCTTCTCGCGGGCCTCGCGACCTTCGTGATCGCGGCGTGGGTCTTCCCGTATCACTCGACCAACCACGACGAGGCGGTTTATCTCATGCAGGCCGCACTCTTGCTCGACGGCCAGCTCGCGATTCAGGCCGGATCGATCGCGGACGCGGTCCGGCCCTGGTTTTTCGTCGCCGACGGTGGCCGGCTCTACCCGAAGTACTCGCCGGTCCCGGCGGCGCTGTATGCCGTCTCGATGGGCCTGGTCGGTGAACCGCGCGTGACGCTGGCGGTCGTCGCCGCCGCGAACGTCGCGCTCGTCGGCGCGCTCGGCACGCTCGCGGTCGATCGCCGGGTCGGCCTCGTCGCGAGTATGGCCTTCGCGGCCTCACCGATGGCCCTGCTCACCTCCTCGGTCTTCTTACCGTACGCGCCGACGACGCTGTTCACCCTCGCGTTCGCGGTCGCGTACCTCTACGGGATTCGGGAGCACTCGGCGATCGCCGCGGCGCTCGCGGGCGTCGCGATCGGTATCGCGGTGTTCTCTCGGCCCTACACCGCGCTGTTGTTCGCCGCGCCGTTCGTCTGTCACGCCGGGTGGCGGGTCCTCAGCGGCTTCCGCCGCCACGATCTCGGCCCGGCGCGTCGGCACGCGCTCACCGCCGTCGGCGGGCTGGGGGGCGTCGCGGTCACGCTCGCGTACAACGTCGCGACGACGGGCGATCCGTTGCTCTTTCCCTACGCCGCGTTCGCGCCGCTGGACGGCCCCGGGTTCGGGCATCGCGAGATCCTGGGCCACGCCATCGAGTACACGCCCGCGCTCGCCGTCCGCGTGAACGCGCACCTGCTCTGGGAGCTCGGGACGCGCTGGGTCGTCGCCGGGCCGCTCGGGACGCTGGCGGCGGTCGCGGGGCTGGCCGTGGCTACCCGGCGCTGGTGGCAGGGCCGCCCGGTGACCGATCGCGGGGCCGACCGGTCGAGCGAGATTCGAGCGGGGGGCCTGCTCGTCGCCGTCGTCGCGAGCGTCGTCGTCGGCAACCTCGCGTTCTGGGGCACCTACAACGTCCTCGGCGCGATCGGCGACCCGACCGACGGCCTGATCGCGCTGTTCGGCCCGTTCTATCAGTTCGATCTGCTCGCGCCGGTCGCGGTGTTCGTCGGTATCGCGAGCGTCGCCGTCTGGCGGGCGGGCCGCAGTCTCCGCGCTCGACTCGCCGACCGGATCGGCTCGCAGTCGGCGCGCGCGGCCCTCGGCGTCGCGCTCGCACTCGCCGTCCTGATCGCGGGCGTGTCCGCGGCGAGTGCGGTGGCGACCCCCGTCGAGCGCAATCTCGCGCACACCGACGGCTACGCGGAGGCGTACGCGCCGATCGAAGAGAGCGACTTCGAGCACGCGCTGGTCTTTTTGCCGACGCCGTATGGCGACTGGCTCCACCATCCGTTTCAACCGCTCCGGAACGACCCCGGTCTCGACGGCCCGGTGGTGTACGCGCTCTCGGGCGGGCCCGCCGAGCAGTTCGACGTGATCGACGCCTATCCCGACCGCCAACTCTACCGATACACCTATCAGGGGACGTGGACCTCGGGCCCGGATCGGGACGTGACGCCGCGTCTGGAGGACCTCGCGATCCGGCGTGCGGAGACGCTGTCCGTCGAGACCCGCGTCGGCGTCCCCGATCGGGTCGCCGCTGCGCAGGTGCGCCTGGAGACCCGCGAGGGCTCGATCACCCACTCGATCGCCGACCCCCATGGTTCGCTGACCGTCCCCTGGTCGCTGTCGCCCGACGGCGCACGCCTGACGGGGCTGCCCGACGAGCGCGTCGGACTCGCGGATTCCGATCACGTCGTCCTGACGATCACGCTGATCCAGCCCACGGGCGGGACGCTCACCTATCGCCAGGACCTCGACGTGCGCATCGCAAACGGCCGTGTCGCCGCGCTCTGGCCGCCCGAACGCTCGGTCTGTACGCTCGTGACCGACTGCGGGCGCGAGGGGACCTATCTGCCCGATCGACCGGAGACCCACCGCGACGGCGTCAGTTTCGAGACGCGCGTCGACTGA
- a CDS encoding dolichyl-phosphate hexose transferase — MSAPSADQSGAGMAVEASVEATAAPSAAGEDRYTFDDVSVVMGTYNEEAAVETVLTDIDRVTGGRANVVCVDGSSDRTPEIAREHGARVIDQEPQGYGVAVERALAAADRPVIVTTDCDDTYPMEQLPAFLEAINAGRDVVSGDRLSGGATAMPAVNRWGNHLFAAFASVLLGERVRDTTTGMRAYRREVIESIEWTENTGLSAELLMRPLLRDYDVAERQIPYRDRAGETTLDPLRGGAEIAASIGRVWVDERF; from the coding sequence ATGAGCGCACCGAGCGCAGATCAGAGCGGGGCGGGGATGGCGGTCGAGGCGTCGGTCGAGGCGACCGCAGCGCCGTCGGCCGCCGGCGAGGATCGCTACACGTTCGACGACGTGAGCGTGGTGATGGGGACGTACAACGAGGAAGCCGCCGTCGAGACCGTCCTGACGGACATCGACCGGGTGACCGGGGGCCGCGCCAACGTCGTCTGTGTCGACGGGTCGAGCGATCGGACGCCCGAAATCGCTCGCGAGCACGGGGCACGCGTCATCGACCAGGAGCCCCAGGGCTACGGCGTCGCCGTCGAGCGCGCGCTCGCGGCGGCCGACCGGCCGGTGATCGTCACGACCGACTGTGACGATACCTACCCGATGGAGCAGTTGCCCGCGTTCCTGGAGGCGATCAACGCTGGCCGCGACGTGGTCAGCGGCGACCGACTCTCGGGTGGCGCGACGGCCATGCCGGCGGTCAACCGATGGGGCAACCACCTGTTCGCGGCGTTCGCGAGCGTCCTGCTCGGCGAGCGCGTCCGCGACACCACGACCGGGATGCGCGCGTACCGCCGCGAGGTCATCGAGTCGATCGAGTGGACCGAGAACACCGGCCTCTCGGCGGAACTGCTCATGCGTCCGCTCCTGCGGGACTACGACGTCGCAGAACGACAGATCCCCTACCGCGATCGGGCGGGCGAGACGACGCTCGACCCGCTCCGTGGCGGGGCCGAAATCGCCGCCTCGATCGGGCGGGTCTGGGTCGACGAGCGGTTCTAA
- a CDS encoding GMC family oxidoreductase, protein MSTTDASSVDRSPASDADVCIIGAGPAGALVADRLADDHEVVILEAGPRFEYADRQERMERALRPAHDRPDVWDVGGPRDASTSTDGWFYPLNHLRVKGVGGSTLAWQGMVMRLHEDDFASGSARGVGPNWPIEYSDLQPYYAAAEREIGVAGADTPYAPPREEPHPMGPFEPSHSDALFAEACEAADVAMHAVPNARNAEPYDGRGPCVGYGTCQPVCPAGAKYDATVHVERAEDAGATVIDRAPVERLDHDAKRVTAAVYATPDGERHRQAAESFVLAAGGVEIPRLLLLSESEQFPDGLANSSGLVGSYFMDHLFAGTGGVLDEPTRQHHVGFTTSESHQFYDDADADIGPIKLEFLNYAGPSPVESALAGDDWGDALLDDLRADYGTSVGVGALVEQLPREDSTVGLDPERTDDRGNPVPRIDWAVGDRALRTIERANEIQESILDALGAEITWQVGPDNTGPAAHQMGTTRMGTDPTSSVVDADCRTHDVANCWIASSSVFPTSGAMNPTLTIAALALRVSDAVDAWL, encoded by the coding sequence ATGAGTACGACCGACGCGTCGAGTGTGGACCGATCGCCGGCCTCCGACGCCGACGTTTGTATCATCGGCGCTGGCCCTGCGGGCGCGCTCGTCGCCGACCGCCTCGCCGACGACCACGAGGTCGTGATCCTCGAAGCGGGCCCGCGATTCGAGTACGCCGACCGCCAGGAACGCATGGAGCGAGCGCTCCGGCCCGCCCACGACCGTCCGGACGTGTGGGACGTCGGCGGGCCTCGCGACGCGAGCACGTCGACCGACGGGTGGTTCTACCCGCTGAACCACCTCCGCGTCAAGGGTGTCGGCGGCTCGACGCTCGCCTGGCAGGGGATGGTGATGCGCCTCCACGAGGACGATTTCGCCTCCGGGTCGGCCCGCGGCGTCGGGCCGAACTGGCCGATCGAGTATAGCGATCTCCAGCCCTACTACGCGGCGGCCGAACGCGAGATCGGCGTCGCCGGCGCGGACACGCCCTATGCCCCACCCCGGGAGGAACCCCACCCGATGGGCCCGTTCGAGCCCTCCCACAGCGACGCGCTGTTCGCCGAGGCATGCGAAGCGGCCGACGTCGCGATGCACGCGGTCCCGAACGCGCGCAACGCCGAGCCCTACGACGGGCGTGGGCCTTGCGTGGGCTATGGCACCTGCCAGCCGGTCTGTCCCGCGGGCGCGAAATACGACGCGACCGTCCACGTCGAGCGCGCCGAAGACGCGGGCGCGACCGTGATCGATCGGGCTCCGGTCGAGCGCCTGGACCACGACGCTAAGCGCGTGACCGCCGCAGTGTACGCCACGCCCGACGGCGAGCGCCATCGCCAGGCCGCCGAGTCGTTCGTCCTCGCCGCCGGGGGCGTCGAGATTCCGCGGCTGCTCCTCCTTTCGGAGTCCGAACAGTTCCCCGACGGCCTCGCGAACTCCAGCGGCCTGGTCGGGAGCTACTTCATGGATCACCTGTTCGCGGGCACCGGCGGCGTCCTCGACGAACCGACCCGCCAGCACCACGTCGGGTTTACGACCAGCGAGTCCCACCAGTTCTACGACGACGCCGACGCGGATATCGGCCCGATCAAACTGGAGTTTCTGAACTACGCCGGCCCGTCGCCGGTCGAGAGCGCGCTCGCAGGCGACGACTGGGGCGACGCCCTCCTCGACGACCTGCGGGCCGACTACGGGACGAGCGTCGGCGTGGGCGCGCTCGTCGAGCAACTTCCGCGCGAAGACAGCACCGTCGGCCTCGACCCCGAGCGCACCGACGACCGGGGCAATCCCGTCCCGCGGATCGACTGGGCGGTCGGTGACCGCGCGCTCCGGACGATCGAACGCGCCAACGAGATTCAGGAGTCGATCCTCGACGCTCTGGGCGCGGAGATCACCTGGCAAGTCGGCCCCGACAACACCGGCCCCGCCGCCCACCAGATGGGGACGACCCGGATGGGGACCGACCCCACGAGTAGCGTCGTCGATGCGGACTGTCGGACCCACGACGTAGCGAACTGCTGGATCGCGTCGAGCAGCGTCTTCCCGACCAGCGGGGCGATGAATCCGACACTCACCATCGCCGCGCTCGCGCTCCGGGTGAGCGACGCGGTCGATGCGTGGCTGTGA
- a CDS encoding gluconate 2-dehydrogenase subunit 3 family protein, whose product MQLTRRDAVAALAAIGAAGGVGAGVARWQSGERGVDIRETMVAVAEVVYPTEVSGIEAFVSGYLEGRLDDSDRAEELRETVATLDERARSWYDAPVPELEPGDRDELLRGVGADTADSDPQGTTAERVRYYVVNELLLALYASPTGGELVGIENPPGHPGGITSYARGSQ is encoded by the coding sequence ATGCAACTGACGCGGCGGGACGCGGTGGCCGCGCTCGCGGCGATCGGTGCGGCCGGCGGCGTCGGTGCGGGCGTCGCGCGATGGCAATCGGGCGAGCGGGGGGTCGACATCCGCGAGACGATGGTCGCGGTCGCAGAAGTGGTCTACCCCACCGAGGTCTCGGGCATCGAGGCGTTCGTCTCGGGGTATCTCGAGGGGCGCCTGGACGACAGCGACCGGGCCGAGGAGTTGCGCGAGACGGTCGCCACGCTCGACGAGCGCGCACGATCCTGGTACGACGCGCCGGTCCCGGAGTTGGAGCCCGGCGATCGGGACGAACTGCTCCGGGGTGTCGGTGCGGACACCGCCGACTCAGATCCCCAGGGGACGACCGCCGAGCGCGTCCGCTACTACGTCGTCAACGAACTCCTGTTGGCACTGTATGCCTCACCGACGGGCGGCGAACTCGTCGGTATCGAGAACCCCCCGGGGCATCCGGGCGGCATCACGAGCTACGCACGAGGATCCCAATGA
- a CDS encoding ABC transporter permease: MLSNVDDRPVGLTLLSGAIAALLILPLTWLVVEATTVEPARAIDLIWSVKTLQITLASLALMGGVTAASIALGVPLAYLTVRTDLPGRQFWTVAVALPLVVPSYVGAFAFVSAFGPRGEFHDFLAPLGIERLPEIYGLPGAIAVVTLYTYPYVYLTTRAGLIAFDSRQLEAARTLDSGRLAAIRRVVLPQIRPSIAAGALLAALYAISDFGTPAIMRANVFTRRIYVEYHAYGSEYAALLSLQLLAIVLVVLALEHRIRPDRDVTSGDRSASPVALGRWRWPATLFPATIALLALAVPIWILLGWLVRADSGGAAMAFEWLQVFNSVGIATAAAAVAVLAALPVAYLAARSDDRLAAVFERATYVGFAVPGIVLALAVVSFGSSAVPWIYPSLVLLVFAYVVRFLPQAVGAVRSSILQIDPRLLEAGRTLGDSPTRAVRRITIPLARSGIVAGAALVFLTTMKELPVTLVLRPTGFETIVTQIWRAQETAFYQYAAVPALLLIGISGLSMLVLLAQDGTDGL, from the coding sequence ATGCTTTCGAACGTCGACGATCGGCCAGTCGGGTTGACGCTGCTCAGCGGCGCGATCGCCGCGCTCTTGATCCTGCCGCTGACCTGGCTGGTCGTCGAGGCGACGACGGTCGAGCCCGCGCGCGCGATCGATCTGATCTGGAGTGTCAAAACTCTCCAGATCACGCTCGCCAGTCTCGCGCTGATGGGTGGGGTGACTGCGGCGTCGATCGCGCTGGGCGTTCCACTCGCCTATCTGACCGTCCGGACCGACCTCCCCGGACGGCAGTTCTGGACGGTCGCGGTCGCGCTCCCGCTGGTCGTGCCAAGCTACGTCGGTGCCTTTGCGTTCGTCTCGGCGTTCGGGCCGCGTGGGGAGTTTCACGACTTCCTCGCGCCGCTGGGGATCGAGCGCCTGCCGGAGATCTACGGGCTTCCCGGCGCGATCGCCGTGGTGACGCTGTACACCTACCCGTACGTCTATCTCACCACGCGAGCGGGGCTGATCGCGTTCGACAGTCGCCAGTTGGAGGCCGCCCGAACGCTCGACTCCGGTCGACTCGCGGCGATCCGACGGGTCGTCCTCCCGCAGATTCGCCCGTCGATCGCCGCCGGGGCGCTGCTCGCCGCGCTGTACGCGATCTCGGATTTCGGGACGCCCGCGATCATGCGCGCGAACGTGTTCACCCGGCGGATCTACGTCGAGTACCACGCCTACGGCAGCGAGTACGCCGCGCTGCTCAGCCTCCAGTTGCTCGCGATCGTGCTGGTCGTCCTCGCGCTCGAACACCGGATTCGGCCCGATCGCGACGTCACCAGTGGCGACCGATCGGCGTCGCCGGTCGCGCTCGGGCGGTGGCGCTGGCCGGCGACGCTGTTCCCCGCGACGATCGCCCTCCTCGCGCTCGCGGTCCCGATCTGGATCCTGCTGGGCTGGCTCGTCCGGGCCGATTCGGGCGGCGCTGCGATGGCCTTCGAGTGGCTCCAGGTGTTCAACTCCGTGGGGATCGCGACGGCCGCCGCGGCGGTCGCCGTGCTCGCGGCGCTGCCGGTCGCGTACCTCGCCGCTCGGTCGGACGACCGACTCGCGGCCGTCTTCGAGCGGGCGACCTACGTCGGCTTTGCCGTCCCGGGGATCGTCCTCGCGCTCGCCGTCGTCTCCTTCGGGTCGAGCGCGGTGCCCTGGATCTACCCCTCGCTCGTCCTCCTCGTCTTCGCGTACGTCGTGCGCTTTCTCCCGCAGGCGGTCGGGGCGGTCCGATCCTCGATCCTCCAGATCGATCCCCGATTGCTCGAAGCCGGGCGCACGCTCGGCGATTCGCCCACGCGGGCCGTCCGGCGGATCACGATTCCGCTCGCCCGGTCGGGGATCGTCGCGGGCGCGGCGCTCGTCTTCCTGACGACGATGAAAGAGCTGCCCGTGACGCTCGTGCTCCGCCCGACGGGCTTCGAGACGATCGTCACCCAGATCTGGCGCGCCCAGGAGACCGCGTTCTACCAGTACGCCGCGGTGCCCGCGCTGTTGCTCATCGGGATTTCGGGGCTGTCGATGCTCGTCTTGCTCGCCCAGGACGGCACTGACGGGCTCTAG